From Coffea arabica cultivar ET-39 chromosome 10e, Coffea Arabica ET-39 HiFi, whole genome shotgun sequence, one genomic window encodes:
- the LOC113710857 gene encoding uncharacterized protein isoform X1, with product MDFHNLKRRELQELCKKHKIPANLTNLEMATKLTALLRGNQQPLTRGRRSCLKGLEENVSENESDFENRPAKKVRFSPQNEMIEFEKSAVKCMETRGRGRRKSAMNHSKGGEVVENDSPVILVDEGVGRGRRSRRGKVIEGSYVKRKGGKMGVEDNVLKDKLPSASGVVGMSSDAPMDEGAGRVTRSRKVKFMEDCEVESKGGKKGMKADALKGELPSAAADNAPLVDFSNEEHVVVGKRCLRNRVVDVEKKKIALVEKGSQQNEEDLLVRKRSLRNIELKDNEMRAYEDVEKGSRKPERQVKDMRRKDIVRTKATEEEPEAIQAEKVLRRSRRHVAKMECHKLVKEDVRKIEKAVQRRLRSIVAVEVKEVSEVDSVSGMMKESYPFDENLRRSKRNAAKPEVIYTREQTDKVANAKGKEESKKRRRDAFLQEQAVKVDGNSVERPLRRSTRNTEKIERVAATTVRGKVAQKQKGKSKKTRGKFEDSFTEEILITEDLLAPEAELMIPEIVKDTVIDNFNVVVDLTGYVSDLNGADTSEPNFIGEDSGSVSGTFVNADSPFTDNRVEKKVPGTNGKSVHPLSDDNDVQKQGGETCTDESSKWGNDSEEVLYMSKTAQIDKNNRLTGQRICSDVSLNGVIHDVNELVGMSESIIPETYSTSLCDHSKEQQMHESIAHESGQLNLEESYFGDHEKSLPVAVCKVATIDTLNCCTLDTAVNPLDNAVQNEQDGHSNFKRGILEEYWHPSSSDALRLSTTREVQDGNVDSGEDTHQPLEMHRIVSAVTPISANAVESLIEFTQSNFVSIRVELHKSNILELQDGLNCKVAGESLDAADLETQLEPRAQSPIEQGRGVEAKLIEDGDNLVELSDYEEVGHLKHKADAIHDSCQSNELESVARNKLCILPEQGATNDEESVVISDAQGVILSLHGEGTPIPNGGKHTEIKLSASKHHSVTATIANSSSILRHQSASANTKNENSILADDNAQNQGIVDDCMSVDVQATSKNKDENHQGENTRLMNSGEALKQKEESSCGERNSHEVHYHFQLGTYFTHHELISREYGKSDGDGQSKDCCDTSDECQDSLRDASRSSIDKILQEENVHGGETFVVPSHLHEKALASTLISTTAIETECKFGESIFDTNRVELPKAKFNFEFLGAFTEKVGSEKQSEVRTQSPNQQRKGVDGDFAVEAYTALADGQNSAEVAKLEEGGLLKDQDVAPSDSLQHAEFDSSARSKFSFIKDQAVSCAEAIDGTANSHFVAEPYTALEDGQNSEEVAKFEEIGHSRNPDTSFDCLLHAQFNSSTRSTFSFIQDQGVPITEDTVEKVHLSPPSVATNNTEERNKGIELSARKCNSLNKTLSNSSFFSECQRDIACGEGETNEESDPIEAYHMIQMASTSKDYNSEGCDKSMDGSLDGVIDALNVELGSKTDVELGLVTESMGANGNYVLCFEADTGGEMLESSTGEESGPFNLEATNEPESVHSLDTAPEVATTVTLDSCPSHSAQTPSKSCNKNEHGQKLELTDEPVSLSTTEEEKNNLSSEEEVKHDFLSLKKISSSGRDGCSGQHDVVHGREEQEKDISSYEELVDSETAVDYETQRTNQQNIFPTAAEGNPDGCNFSNSWHGDELKMLFGNSETSHKVLCLQERDDGAYAKSVSEFASEFKDNLVLSNSTPAQHDDQKIGDSEIQKENEVGKSNTSETSAKFLEDNQNDKHAESGTEVPTFSSLEMNIHPQESKGDQSFSFDQSKDVKVEIETSEATFVGEEVTTLGHDAEDKVGELVIQDSFASESFISKSHELSKECDDDTMIDYINSESTENVPSMINSPEKNLIIDALAAVAELANLVEPEAKNVEKTGTADIKNVIVPAEEQKDGEAREESNHQYLEDAGGVLEDTIAMHSETHSSSNKNSDSAADESIKSPSKPFMSTFKGKNRRTILIHGTPNKLQTAVDMKENAPNSKLEKVGTWTTVRPAAKRPALKDLLHK from the exons ATGGATTTTCACAACTTGAAAAGAAGGGAACTGCAAGAATTATGCAAGAAGCACAAAATTCCTGCAAATTTAACCAATTTGGAGATGGCCACCAAACTTACTGCCCTTTTAAGG GGCAATCAACAGCCCTTAACTCGAGGGCGAAGGTCGTGTTTGAAGGGTTTAGAAGAAAATGTGAGCGAAAATGAATCTGATTTTGAAAATAGGCCAGCCAAAAAAGTTAGGTTTAGTCCACAAAATGAGATGATTGAGTTTGAGAAGTCAGCAGTTAAGTGTATGGAGACAAGGGGTCGAGGAAGGCGAAAATCTGCTATGAATCACAGTAAGGGTGGTGAGGTTGTGGAAAATGATAGTCCTGTTATTTTGGTGGATGAGGGAGTTGGAAGGGGCAGAAGATCTAGAAGGGGGAAAGTGATAGAAGGCAGCTATGTAAAGAGAAAGGGAGGGAAAATGGGGGTAGAAGATAATGTTTTGAAGGATAAATTACCGTCTGCCAGTGGTGTTGTAGGTATGAGTAGCGATGCTCCGATGGATGAAGGTGCTGGAAGGGTTACAAGGTCTAGAAAGGTTAAATTCATGGAGGATTGCGAGGTTGAGAGCAAGGGAGGTAAAAAGGGGATGAAAGCTGATGCTTTGAAGGGTGAATTGCCTTCTGCTGCTGCTGATAATGCACCTTTAGTTGATTTTAGTAACGAAGAGCATGTAGTGGTAGGGAAGAGATGTTTGAGGAATAGAGTCGTCGATgtggagaagaagaaaattgccCTAGTGGAGAAGGGGTCTCAGCAGAATGAAGAGGACTTACTGGTGAGAAAGAGATCTTTGAGGAATATAGAGCTAAAAGATAACGAAATGAGGGCATATGAGGATGTGGAGAAGGGTTCTAGGAAACCAGAAAGACAGGTGAAGGACATGCGTAGGAAGGATATTGTTAGAACTAAAGCAACCGAGGAAGAACCTGAGGCCATTCAAGCTGAAAAGGTGTTGCGGAGGTCAAGGAGACATGTTGCCAAGATGGAATGCCACAAACTGGTAAAGGAGGATgtgagaaaaattgaaaaggcTGTACAAAGAAGATTGAGAAGCATTGTAGCTGTTGAGGTAAAGGAAGTTTCTGAGGTTGACAGTGTTTCTGGAATGATGAAGGAAAGTTATCCATTTGACGAGAATCTAAGGAGGTCTAAAAGAAATGCTGCTAAACCTGAAGTTATATACACTAGGGAGCAAACTGACAAAGTAGCCAATGCTAAAGGTAAAGAAGAAAGTAAAAAGCGAAGAAGGGATGCTTTTCTTCAAGAACAAGCTGTTAAGGTTGATGGTAACTCCGTTGAAAGGCCTCTTAGACGATCTACACGAAATACTGAAAAAATTGAGAGAGTTGCAGCAACAACTGTAAGAGGAAAAGTTGCTCAAAAACAGAAGGGCAAATCaaagaaaacaagaggaaaGTTTGAAGATTCTTTCACTGAAGAAATCTTGATAACTGAGGATCTTTTGGCTCCTGAAGCTGAGCTTATGATCCCTGAAATTGTGAAAGATACTGTAATCGATAATTTTAATGTTGTAGTAGATTTGACAGGATATGTTTCTGACTTAAATGGTGCAGATACTTCTGAGCCAAACTTCATTGGAGAGG ACTCAGGTTCAGTTTCTGGTACATTTGTTAATGCTGATTCTCCTTTTACAGATAACAGGGTAGAAAAGAAAG TTCCTGGCACTAATGGCAAAAGTGTGCACCCTCTGTCAGATGATAATGATGTACAAAAGCAAG GAGGTGAAACATGTACTGACGAGAGTAGCAAATGGGGAAATGACTCTGAGGAAGTGTTATATATGAGTAAAACAGCACAGATAGATAAAAATAACAGATTGACAGGGCAACGTATATGCTCGGATGTCAGTTTGAATGGTGTCATTCATGATGTTAATGAACTTGTAGGAATGTCAGAGAGCATAATTCCAGAAACATATTCCACCTCTCTTTGTGACCACTCCAAAGAACAACAGATGCATGAAAGCATTGCACACGAAAGTGGCCAGCTCAACTTGGAAGAGAGTTATTTTGGAGATCATGAAAAGTCCCTTCCTGTTGCTGTTTGTAAAG TTGCAACCATAGATACACTCAATTGTTGTACCTTGGATACTGCTGTCAATCCTTTGGATAATGCTGTTCAAAATGAGCAAG ATGGCCATTCCAATTTCAAGCGTGGCATTTTGGAGGAATATTGGCATCCTAGTTCATCTGATGCATTGAGGTTAAGTACAACAAGAGAGGTGCAGGATGGAAATGTTGATAGCGGTGAAGATACTCATCAGCCTCTTGAAATGCATCGAATTGTTTCAGCGGTCACTCCAATATCAGCCAACGCTGTTGAATCATTGATAGAGTTTACCCAAAGCAACTTTGTTTCTATAAGAGTGGAGCTTCACAAATCCAATATTTTGGAGTTGCAAG ATGGCCTCAACTGCAAAGTTGCAGGGGAATCACTAGATGCAGCGGATTTGGAGACACAATTAGAGCCAAGGGCACAATCACCAATTGAACAAGGGAGGGGCGTTGAGGCTAAGTTAATTGAAGATGGAGATAATCTTGTAGAATTGAGTGACTATGAAGAGGTTGGACATTTAAAACATAAAGCTGATGCCATCCATGACAGTTGCCAGTCTAATGAGTTGGAATCAGTTGCACGAAATAAGTTGTGCATTTTACCAGAGCAAGGCGCCACTAATGATGAAGAGTCTGTTGTCATATCTGATGCACAAGGGGTAATTTTATCCTTACATGGTGAAGGTACCCCAATCCCCAATGGAGGAAAACATACAGAAATAAAGCTAAGTGCAAGTAAACATCATTCAGTGACCGCTACTATTGCAAATTCCAGTTCCATATTAAGACATCAAT CTGCCAGTGCTAACACTAAAAATGAGAACTCTATTTTGGCAGATGATAATGCACAAAATCAAG GAATAGTTGATGATTGTATGTCAGTAGACGTACAGGCTACTTCTAAgaataaagatgaaaatcatcaaG GTGAAAATACAAGGTTAATGAACTCTGGGGAAGCATTGAAGCAGAAGGAGGAATCATCTTGTGGGGAAAGGAATAGTCATGAGGTTCATTACCATTTTCAACTAGGCACATATTTTACCCATCATGAGCTGATATCTCGTGAATATGGTAAATCTGATGGAGATGGGCAGTCAAAGGATTGCTGTGACACCTCTGATGAGTGTCAGGATTCGCTTCGTGATGCTTCCAGAAGCAGCATCGATAAGATACTACAGGAGGAAAATGTTCATGGTGGCGAAACTTTTGTTGTGCCTTCCCATTTGCATGAAAAAGCTTTAGCTTCGACTCTAATATCTACCACCGCTATTGAAACAGAGTGCAAGTTTGGTGAAAGCATTTTTGATACTAACAGAGTGGAATTGCCTAAAGCCAAATTCAACTTTGAATTCCTAG GGGCATTTACTGAAAAAGTGGGCTCGGAGAAACAGTCAGAAGTACGGACTCAATCACCAAATCAGCAAAGGAAAGGTGTGGATGGAGATTTTGCAGTTGAAGCATACACAGCGCTAGCAGATGGGCAGAATAGTGCAGAAGTAGCTAAACTTGAAGAGGGTGGACTATTGAAGGATCAAGATGTTGCCCCCAGTGATTCTCTGCAGCATGCTGAATTTGATTCCTCTGCAAGAAGTAAGTTTAGCTTCATAAAGGATCAAGCTGTCTCTTGTGCTGAAGCTATTGATGGGACAGCCAATTCGCACTTTGTTGCTGAACCATACACAGCATTAGAAGATGGGCAGAATAGTGAAGAAGTAGCTAAATTTGAAGAGATTGGACATTCTAGGAATCCAGATACTTCCTTTGATTGTCTGCTGCATGCTCAGTTCAATTCCTCCACAAGAAGTACGTTTAGCTTCATCCAGGATCAAGGTGTCCCCATCACTgaagatactgtggagaaagTTCATTTATCTCCACCTTCTGTAGCCACCAACAACActgaagaaagaaataaaggaaTTGAGCTCAGTGCAAGGAAATGCAATTCATTGAACAAAACTCTTTCAAATTCAAGTTTCTTCTCAGAATGTCAGC GAGATATAGCTTGTGGCGAAGGGGAAACAAATGAGGAAAGTGATCCCATTGAAGCATATCACATGATACAAATGGCTTCGACTAGTAAGGACTATAATTCAGAAGGATGTGATAAAAGCATGGATGGAAGTTTGGATGGGGTCATTGATGCATTAAATGTTGAATTAGGATCAAAGACAGATGTTGAACTAGGATTAGTGACAGAAAGCATGGGAGCCAATGGAAATTATGTACTTTGTTTTGAGGCTGATACAGGAGGAGAGATGCTAGAAAGCAGCACTGGAGAAGAGAGTGGGCCATTTAACCTGGAGGCTACAAATGAACCTGAAAGTGTTCACTCCCTTGATACTGCCCCAGAAG TAGCCACTACTGTTACACTTGATAGTTGCCCCTCACACAGTGCCCAGACTCCTTCAAAAAGCTGCAACAAAAATGAACATG GTCAAAAACTTGAATTGACTGATGAGCCTGTCAGTCTCTCAACCACTGAGGAAGAGAAAAATAATCTGAGTTCTGAAGAGGAAGTGAAACATGATTTTTTGTCTTTGAAAAAGATTAGTAGCTCAGGAAGGGATGGATGCTCTGGTCAACATGACGTGGTGCATGGTAGGGAAGAACAAG aaaaagataTTTCCAGTTATGAAGAGCTTGTGGATTCTGAAACAGCTGTAGATTATGAAACTCAGAGAACAAATCAGCAGAATATCTTCCCTACTGCTGCTGAAGGGAACCCCGATGGATGCAATTTCAGCAATAGCTGGCATG GAGATGAACTTAAAATGCTGTTTGGTAACTCAGAAACCAGTCACAAGGTTTTATGTCTTCAGGAGAGGGATGATGGAGCTTATGCTAAATCCGTGTCtgagtttgcttctgaattcaAGGATAATTTGGTGCTTTCTAATAGCACTCCAGCGCAACATGATGATCAGAAGATTGGTGATTCTGAAATTCAGAAGGAAAATGAAGTAGGGAAGAGTAATACAAGCGAAACCTCTGCTAAGTTTTTGGAAG ATAATCAAAATGATAAGCATGCTGAGTCTGGCACTGAAGTTCCTACTTTCAGCAGTTTAGAAATGAATATACATCCACAAGAGAGCAAAGGGGATCAGAGCTTTTCATTTGACCAAAGCAAGGATGTTAAAGTTGAAATAGAAACTTCTGAAGCTACTTTTGTTGGTGAAGAAGTTACCACGCTAGGCCATGATGCTGAAGATAAAGTTGGAGAGTTAGTTATTCAGGATTCTTTTGCTTCTGAATCTTTCATCTCCAAGAGTCATGAGTTGTCTAAGGAGTGTGATGATGATACCATGATAGACTATATCAATTCAGAGTCTACAGAAAATGTTCCTTCAATGATCAATAGCCCCGAGAAAAACTTGATTATTGATGCCTTAGCAGCTGTTGCAGAACTCGCAAATTTGGTTGAGCCAGAGGCAAAAAATGTGGAAAAGACTGGTACTGCTGATATAAAAAATGTAATTGTGCCTGCTGAAGAACAAAAAGATGGTGAAGCAAGGGAAGAATCAAACCATCAATATCTTGAAGATGCTGGAGGAG TTCTTGAAGATACTATAGCAATGCATTCAGAGACACACTCCAGTTCAAATAAAAACTCAGATTCAGCAGCAGATGAGAGCATCAAATCACCTTCCAAGCCATTCATGTCTACTTTCAAAGGGAAGAATAGGAGAACCATTCTAATACATGGAACACCAAACAAGCTGCAAACAGCAGTGGATATGAAGGAGAATGCACCAAATTCCAAATTAGAAAAAGTTGGTACTTGGACAACAGTGAGACCAGCAGCAAAGAGGCCAGCCCTTAAGGATCTTCTGCATAAATAG